The Acropora muricata isolate sample 2 chromosome 7, ASM3666990v1, whole genome shotgun sequence genomic interval TTTCAAACTTTCCTGGTCTCGTCACACGATCAACATTGGGAAAACATAATCGACAAGCGAAAAGGGTCTGTTAGGTGAGAATTAAACTGTTTTCTATGTTTGTTTCTTCTGTGCATCAAAGACTGAAAATTTGAAGAACAGTAGAATTGAGAACATGTGACTTAATATTGCTTTATACGTTCCCTCAAGAGGCCGGGCTTTGGGTTTTCGTCGTTATTAACATAACAAAGCATCGTGGGAGATATTATTGGACCAatgaaagattgcgtgacagcaCCAGAAACAAAAGGCCGGGTCACTCAAAGTTAATATGTCGGTTCTCAGAAAGACGAGATTCGTTCCCTCGTTggaaatgctttaagctgatcAATTGGAGCTAATTTCCGTATTACTCTTTATCAATTGGTAAGATTTTCATTATAAGCAGTCTACCCTTTGCATGGAATACTGCCTGCCTGGATGCATGCTTGTGATATCCAGCTGTACTATTCAGTCATTTGCCAAACTTCTCATGATGATTCCATCTCACGCATAACAATTTTGTTGTAGTACCACCCTTTTGTTAGAGTGTGATTGGTGAATATTTCAGCCAGCCTTGACGTCTACAAGTTATttgtaaaataaacaaacagCTTCTTGACATTCAGTGATACATAGGTGTTCATAGAATTTCTTTCGGTTGTCCTTTCCATTCCTCAGCTGAAATATATAAGCTAGCTTTGACGTTGAGGTTCTGTAGTGGTTACccttcatttgctttattttaGCAGGTATAGCTAATGTTATATCGCTCAGTTTGTTGTATTTGCAGTTCAAGAAGACCGTCGCCATGGGTTTTCTCTCCCTCGGATCTCCTTTGTCGTGGTCAGAAACAAAGCAACACGCCGATCATGTTCGTAAGCACGGCATACTGCAATTTATCCACATCTTCAACAAGCTTAAGGATAGAGAAAACGATTGCCTAAAATGGGGAGATGAAGTAAGCTTTGTATTTTTCAACGGGTTTTAATTTGACACATCGATTATGTATGCAATAGAAGTCTTTATGTTATGATGTGTACTTAGTTCTTTTTTATTTACTGACAACTTTCACATAAAACCGTTTTACCAACTTTGGAAAAGTTTCATTCTAACGTACTTGTTGTCCTTACAGGGTCCCATAGTATCGTCAGTTTGCTTTTTCGTTTCTTCCCTTTTCCCCTCAATTTCAGTTTGTCGGTCAAACGTCTAAATATAACTTTCTCAAAGCGTTTTGTCTTGCTAACAGCTTTTTGCTGAATTTGAACTTGAATAGAGGGTTCCAATCATGCAGCATAGAGGTGAAAACTTTCCAAAAGATTCACGCAAATTAAAGACGTTTTTAATAAACAGAGACCTCTAGCTTTTCATTATTAAGAGAATAATGCCTGTTTAACGAAGCAGGAGCAAAAACTTGTCTGATGCTTTCAAGCAATCAAATTGAAATATAATGTATTATAATACATGACTTATTAAGTTGAATCTCATCAAATTACTGCTGAGTCATCTTTGCATGATGATAAAAAGAGTAATGGTGAGGCAATTAGACCATAACAAATAAACTCAAGAGAATAGAGACTTATATCCTTGACAAGTCGTCGATCTTTGTATTGTTCTCATATGCCTTTTCCCACTTCCTATCACAGTCTTTCTCACTGAAGGAGAGGTAATTATTAATGATATAGTCATTTAGGATTCAGGTTTATAACATCTAGCCGATATTCGGCTTTGGGTCAGATGAAAAACCAGATGCAATTCAAGTTTTAGTTTTCTGTTGACTgcatttataaaatttttcaCGTTATTTCAGGACAACAGTTAACCGGCTAATTGGCAGTCCATAAATTATTCTCTGGTTTTTGTCCTAATCATGCCTCAACTTGCTGCAATTATTTCGAGCAGaaattctttgaatttttttcataataaGGAGACTTGTTAATTACGACCTCTAACTCTTTCAtaatgttgatgatcaaatttaatattctttttggTTTCATGCTAATGATCTAACCTGGTTGCCATAAACTCAAAAGAATGTTTATCCCAAAATGAGGTCAGCAAGTGTAATCAACATAAATACGAAAGAATAACAAATATGCCACTATTTATGGAGGTGGTCTAAGATTTATAGATAAAAGAATATAGATTAATCAGCTGAACATGATCTGTTGTTTTACAATATTCTTATCCAACCAGTATGGAATTTATTGCCCTATCATTGTTGACATGCCGTGACAGGATGGCATTTGCAATGGCCTTGTCACCCTGGCTatggaattttgaaaattatgttCAATTTCTTTTTCCCTTAATTTGTGTTCACAGTGGATGCAAAAAATTGTCCATTTATCTCAGATGGACCACTTGGGAGTGAAAACTGCTTCATGTGTAACTGATTGAGAAAAGTGTTTTTATGTTAAGCTTAGAATGGtaggaaaaaaggaaacattttgaATTCTTGTAGGTGGAGTACACATTGATAAAATTTGACCATGAAAACAAGAAAGTGTACAACAACTTAAAGGCAAAGGAGGTATTAGATGTGTTGCAGCTTGAAGAATTGAAAAATCCCAGGTGAAGCAAATTTTATTGTGTTTCCTGTAATGAACAATTTCTACTTGTGTCACACCCAATTGGCCATGTGCAAGTTTAAAAGTAAGGTTGGttagtgttttctttctttcaaagagCGTACTATTTTGCAGTCTTAATAATGATACCTGGTGATTAGATTAATATACAAAGCTTAAACCAATAAAAGGTTCACTGGATTTTTAAAACTCTTACCTTTCTTTTTGAGTTCCCTCAAAGACATTATATTAGTAGGTAATGATGTGTGTCAGATGTGGATAATGGTTTGAAGTAATGATGGATATGTTTTAATCTTTTTTCTACATAGCACTATTAAGACAGCATGGAGACCTGAGTATGCAGGATATATGGTGgaaggtaataataattatcattgaaaTATTTAAGTAATCTCCAATGTTCACTTAGTACATTTTCCCAGAAGATTAGAAGTTGGAGTATTCAATTTTCGTACTAGTCATGTCACATCATTATTTCTGTCATGTGGCTTATAAGCCTTGGCCAGAACTCTAACTTGACTGGAAATAAAGAGTTTTTTCTACCTCTATTGGCATCCCATACAAAGGTGCACTAAGTGATATCAAACTAAAACCACTAATCAGATAATTTAATTTTGTATCTattcaattgaaggggtgtgtggaataaggccttaagtgacttttgatgcaatgtcaaattctccttgtcattcacaactgaatacaaggaaatttggaaggagaatctggtaatttgttagaagtcacttaaggcttttctctaggcacccctgcaattattactaatacaataattattgatattttatAGGAACACCCGGTCACCCTCTGGGTGGGTGCATGAGACATTTTAACATGATAGAAGCCAACATGAAACTCAGGTACCTTAGCAAATTGAAATGTGATACATAATGCTATAAAAGCACCCTATCGGAAGAAAAATTAAGGAAATGACGTTATGAAAACACAAAATACTATTTTCAGTCCTGTTTCctttaaaattcaacaaaagaTGTTGATTATTGTCACCCAACAGACGTGAAGAGATCCTACAGAACTTGAAAGAATCTGGGGAAACAGTTCTTTCTATTGTTACGTTTCCAAGGTAATGTTGCATTGGCTTTTATCATCAATGATTTTAATGTGCGGTTACATGACATTGTATATACAGATTTATCAAATTGTTAGGACTTCATaccttttcatctttttttctgTGAAATACTTTCAGACTTGGATGCCCAAACTTCACTTACCCAAACTTTAAACCAACTCCAGGCAAAGGAGTGTCAAGTTCGCTTTTCTTTCCTGATCAGGCTGTTTTCCAAGGACATCCAAGGTTCAGGTACTGAGGCATCTGTACTATTCAGTACTTTTATTTGACCTTGATCATGGAAACATATGTACTAGTGTTTTTAGTGACTTAAATTCTTAGAACCAGAATAGAAATCTTCCTCTGAAGCTCATTTTATCATGTTATTCAAGCAGGCAAATGCACTGTGTGATGTGATGACTTTTCATCAACAGTGTTGGTGTCATGTTTATGTGGATTATGTACAGCTGGTCAACCCATCGGGAAATGTCAGTAGATTGTTATTCTATTCTTATTTTAGGACTCTTACCCAGAATATCAGAGAAAGAAGAGGCTCAAAAGTTGCCATCAATGTTCCAAGTGAGATATCGTAAATACATCATTTATAGCTGGGGAATAATTTTGCTAATAATATTATCTTATAGGTCCATGCATAAATTAGAGTGCCACTTTTGACATTGGCTGATTGCATTTTTGAAAACCTCAAATATGTGCACTGAGAGCCAAATTCTTTTATTAGAGTCTTCCCAATATCCTTAGAGACACCTTTGTCTCCAGTAGATCACTAGAACTGCTGAGTTCAGAGTCTTTcagttaataaaaaaaattaaggaggtacggctatcacaaaaagggaaaacaccggttcccgtctgttcactgaagttaagccctgttggacggggttgatatatggatgggtgaccttctcgataaaataccctgtgctgtactccttgggaagtcaggctggcgtagtggacatcaatcacgccttccacctctactagaatgctgtatgtggattgagtttcagtcgttctcaacctgacttcgagggtttcctccgggcactccagtttcctccctctgcaaaattgactcctagagcCTAGGGGATACGTTGCAATTGGGGCTCTGCCCTGTTCGTCTCTCCGGTCACGTGGTGACAAAtctcaataaactaaactaaactaaccCTTACACTCCCAAGGGGTTACCCATTAACTAGCAAAATCATTTACATTCTACATTTacatttattaaatttttactaCATAAAAGTAAATTTACATTCATGATTAAAGTTAAGATGTATGGCAagaaaacataaaagaaaccaGGAGGCTTATGCAAGGTTAGGTTTCCTCCCAAAATCGAAAGAATTGAATAACACAACTATAGAGAAAGACGTTTAGTTAGGTGTGACACAAGATTTGGATAAAAAGGAAGGGAAGAAGTTAATAGCTGTTACCTTAAAAAATCTTTCAACTTGTGTAAAGGACATTAGAGTTGGGGTATTCTTGGTTTCAGAACTAAGggtattgaaaaatttaggGCCTCGAAAGGATATAGAAAATGGCCTTATGTTTTCATTCTAAGAGGTTGTCAAAGGAAGGAGGCGTGCCTTGTGTTGTAACTTTGAATACTATTattaacagagaaaaaaaagaggcaaACCTTAGGAGGGAGATTACCAGTTCTAAAAGAGTAAATAAATTGACCTAGTTTGTAATAAGTGAATACCGAACTATTCATTTTGAGAAATTTAAGttctttaaaatttaatattggaTCCGGCTGAGCATCACAACCAGACCTGCTTAATAACTGTATCAACCGTTTTTGTAATATTGTTTACCTTTTCAGGTTACTTTGGTAAGTGGTTCCCCAAACTAAATTGCAGTAATAAAAATATGGAAGAACCATGGAATTGTAAAGAGCATGAAACTAGGttttagaaaggaaataagtgGATCTATAAATATTGCCAATAGATTTAGATACTTTATGCGCAACAAATGATATGAGACTTCCAGGAAAGACAATCGTCGGTTAAAACACAGAGGAAGAGGGTCTCTAAGACTTGGGTTAAGGCTTCCCCATTAATGGGAATGTCAAAATCAAAGCAAAGTCTCTTTTGTCAGGGTCCAAAAACCATAAACTTAGTTTTGGATATATTAagagaaaatttatttacagCAAACCAGGCTGGGAGCTTATGAAGTTCACTATTTACGATATTGCATTTTCGTAGTAACTGGATCCTTTTCAGAAATATTTGTTATGATTCACGGTATCAAATGCCTTTATAGACAAATCAATAAATACTCCTGCGGCAAATTCTTTGGAATCAAGGGCAAGATAAATTTTGTCATACAAATGAATCAGAGCAAGGGAAGTCGAGTGGTTTCTCTGGAAGCTTTATTGATTATCATGAAGAATATTTAAATTGTTTAGGTACATTCGATTGTAAATAATCCTTTCGAGGAATTTGAAAAGCCTGGTAAAACTGAAATaggctttgcttttttttttttcataactttATTCAGTTATCTCCAGGTGGCTTTCACATTAGAATTGGATTCCTCAAATTTCTTATTATAGTAGAGATGTTTTGCCACTCTTAGATTGTGGTTAAGCTTATTTTTGTATCTCTTAAAGCACACTTCACTGTGTTGAAATGGGTCAGAAAGACATAGCTTATAcagcttatttttctttttggtggaTCTGAGTAATCCCAAAGATATCCAAGGCTTGCTGAAGTGACAATCAAATCGTTTTATCTTTTTGTATCGAAAACAATAATGTCATAAATTTCTGTATACTTACTTACAAAGCTGCTGTAGCATTGTTGTGGATCAGCATAACCATTTAAGTGGGACCAGTTAACATTTTGCAAATTCTCCAGAAATTTATCTATATTTAAAACCAAGCTCTTATCATGTACAAAGATGGCTTCACCACAAGATTTCACAGGTTCATTATCCGAATTCCGGCAGATAGAGAAGACGGGAAGATGATTAGAGATGTCCGAGAGTAGTAATCTGGCtctaagataataattattgtgtttaaGGTGATTTGTGAAAATTTTGTCAATTAAAGTTTCTTAGTGTGAAGTTATTCTCGAGGGAAGTGTAATTAATGGAAAGAACATACATGAGTAAAGACCATCCACAAATTCTTTATTGGCTAGGTGATGACCATGATTCAGTAGGTTTAAATTGAAGTCACCCATTaaataacataatttttttctctcaagAGTTTTTCTACTATTTCACAATATTTAGACACAAAAGCATAAACATTCTTGTTCGGCAGTCTATAGATAACTCCAACAACAATACTTTTTGTGTTTGACCTATTGATTTCAATAAACAATGATTCCATGACGTCCACATCACTACCAGATAAGTCATCACACACTCTAAAATCAAAATTGTTTGACAAATACAATCCCACACCTCCACCGGATCTATCAGGTctatttttgtgaataaattcaTAGGCAATCATGTTAACATCATGAGAATCGTTCTGTAACCAGATTTCGGAAATAGCTATAACACTGAATTTTATATTCAAGTTGGCCAACGAAAGGGTCAAATCGTCAACTTTGTTTTGGAGACTCCAAACATTAAGATGCAGTATTGAGAAGTTACTATCAGACTAACCTTTATTACTTAAGATGTTCAATTTATCTTCATTAAAATAATCACAGCAACTGTTAATATTGAAGTGTACGTCAGGATCCACATCCTCAGAGCATGTTAAATACTGATCTACAGAAGATATTAATGGGTTAAAAGCTAGGTCAACCAATCTATCATGATCATAATGAACAGGGCGTTGTGAAGCTCATACAATGCTAAAGCAAATTCATTATTGTCAAGGTGACTAAAGGATAGAATTGGAGAGGAGGACATACCGGTAATCATTTTGaaggacaaaaaaacaaagacaaacaaacaaggtgATAAGGACAGTCAACATAGCTGTCTAAACATGCAGTCTGTCCCTGCTGTGGCCTGACCTGAATTACCAATTCATCGAAAACAAAATGTGCCAGTTTGCCAGCTCTTTTGGCATCCTTGAATCTCTCCAAAAtcatctggtgttagacagGGTAACATCTATAAGCGGCAAATATGGGAGTAAAAGGGTTAATTAATGTTGTTATCAGTCTTGTGCTCAGTATGAAAGAGTAGAATTTCTAATATTTTCAACTTCACATTATTTTGCCGCATTCGAAGAATGTAATAACTTAACAAATTGCTCTATTGCATGGCTCCAGTGGGGCTGAATATACTTATGCAAATACTTTTAGTGAGACAAGTAGAATTGGGGAAATGTTAGTCCAGCGATCGTGATACATAATTGTGACTTCAAAGTTGTGTATATTGGTTTGATAAGTACTAGTGATTAAATTTTATAGATTATCAATTTTCTATGGACTTTGTGTTATGGGTaccatagttttttttttttattgagtgAATCTGTTTAGCGTTCCTAACAACATTATTATTCTATGGATTTATGTTTGTTATTGTCAAAACATTATTGTAAAAATTACTTGAATACCTTTTTGGGCTTTTGCCTAGTCTAATCTATGGGGAAGCTATAGAGGCGGGATTTAAACCCCACAGCGGTGTTTTCGTCTTGGTTCTTGATTAAACTGGTGTTTTTAATGTATTTAGTTTTTAAGGATGTGAAGACTCCATCTCCATTCAATGAGAAATTCCCTGATGTTGAAGGAGAAGGAGCTAAAGCAGCAAAACTTGATCACATCTATTTGGATGCCATGGGTTTTGGTATGGGAATGTCATGTCTTCAGGTACTTCtcaaaataagagagaaaaattaataatttatgaggCAAGATTTTGCCCTCAACAATGTATCatgtttcaaaacaaaacaaattttgaaacagTGTCTGTTTGTTATAGGTGTTCCTGGTTCTGAATATGTTTTTATAAGGGTTTAAATTTGCATCACTGatattgcaataattatcatGCAATGCTCCAATGCCATTGTTCATAGAACCAACAAAACAATCATTATTATAGGGGAATTTAGCATATTTACCGTATCTATTAGTACTTCTTTGATGATCTAGAATTGGGGTTAACAAGAGTCTTTGTTGTGGACAGATGACTTTCCAGGCCTGTAGTATCAATGAAGCAAGGTATCTCTATGACCAACTGGCTGCTGTTACTCCAATTGTGGTGAGTTGATTCAGTTGTCTACCTAGAAAGGATCTGTACCATTAccggtaataataattattagtaaatttttagctcaggataatgattttccagctttgtgattggttccctaagcccatgatatgagccattatcgttaagtttgaccaaatgaggaaaaactgatggcgaatttcttgtgctgaaattttggaggtcggaaaaaattttttcacggcgtgttcggtaaagaaaatgtcacgatttgtgGAGGTTTCagccgaaaaaatcaagagaattgcttgaaaatttactaaaacagttattcttctcggacttgccggatatgagctgataataaccaactcggcctacggcctcgttggttatatatatcagctcatatccggcgcgtcctcgaagaataactgttaattattacttGGATCAGTTCCTTGGCTGTATTGACTGACAGCTTGTGTGGACTTCCAGCTTGCCCATttatgcactttttttttttttttttcttttacagatgGCACTGTCTGCTGCTACTCCCATTCTTCGTGGGTTCCTCTCAGATCTGGATTGTCGCTGGTGTGTGATTGCCGGTTCGGTGGATGATCGTACTCCAGAAGAGATGGGAATTAAGGTAAGTTTGATTCTGCTCATCAAGGATTTTTATTCATCTATAATTGTGGTGTTTACATCTCATAGACACAAACTTGACATTGTTATAACAACAACACCAAcgaaagatttttattttttcatgacCAAAAGTCGTTTTTTGCGAGCATGCTGTTTTCTCTGACACCAGCTTTATAATATTGATGTGTGTATGTCATCTTAACAAGTTTCATTTCTGGCACACTTCATAAGTGAACAAGTGCAAAAGAACTGCTGGTGAGACCGATGCTGTGTTGCTAAATATTTTGTCATTAATTCATCATGGACAAGCGTAGCTGTATTCGGACATTTCTATTTATGTCAGCTATTGAAGTGTAATCCACGTTTTACCGCGTGAATACTCGAAGCCTTgctcttgttaaaaaaaaaaaaaaaacagcagagAAACAGTCGTGCGAGTGAGAAAAACAATGGTGTACCGTGTTAACCAAGCAAAAACAGTGGCTTTGAACATGCTAAAACcaattgtttttatgtgcaTAAGCGCACGTCAAGCGTATCAGGTCAACTATGTGCGAGCGTGTCATAACGTGCCTTGTGCGTGCGATCACCTTATTCCCAGAATTCCCGTGGAGGGTCTCACAAATACAGTAACTAACTGCAAACAAGGACCATGCAATTAGGTCATCTGGGTGCTGAGAATTCTTTTGTAAGGCAAAAACAGCTTACAGTAATCACTGAAAAATGACTTAAAGCTGAGTTTTCATTAAAACATTTGAAATCATTATAAAGTATCTACACTTTTAATAACTTATACTGTAGTTCATGTTGGGGACAAGATGATCACAGTCAACTCCTATATTTTCTCGTTTTTGTCCTGCATCCAGCCATTGCAAGAAAACAGATTTGTGATTCCCAAGTCAAGATATGATTCAATTAGTACATACCTGTCTCCAGAGGGAAATAAGTACAATGATATTGACTTGGTTCATGACCAGGAGATTTGTCAACAACTTATAGACGCTGGTGTGTGattttatcatttaaattttatattttatgtaatacaataattattttaatctgTATTCCTTGTACATAACAATGTCATTGTATTTACGCATACGTGTCAGTTAACTTTGAGAGGAAAATATTGTTCTTAACTGCTCTGAAATAGAACAGAACAGAATTGTGACCGAGTTTGTTGGTTTCCTATTATGCTCCAAGATGTTTTATCCAAGGACTCTGCTTTTACCCCCTCAACAAAAACCATTAATATTTGACAACCGGTATTTTGATTTGTTGCGATTTATCAGGAGGTTGGTTAATGTATTCTCCTCGTTAATTGTAGAACACTTCTGCTGATGTAAATCTTCTGAAGCGGTTATCATTataataaatcaaaattaagTTTCAGTGTGTTCGATATCAAGGAATAACAAAACCAGAGAAATTGTTGTTGTGTTGTTTCATcatttaaaaattgatggttttCTCAATATCAGGAATTGATGAGCAGTTGGCACGTCATTATGCACATTTGTTCATCCGGGATCCTTTATGCCTGTTTCAAGAACACGTTTATCAAGATGATGAACAACATACAGATCATTTTGAGGTATGCAGGTGTAATCTGGCCACAGACTCTGATCATTTTTACACAGATGTGTCCAGAAATGTATGCAACTAAATGTATGCTCATTTCAATAAGTCTCAGATTCACGCTTCAACATATCTTATGGTGAGAAATGCATGCAATAGAGGTCCTTGAAGCACCTAATCCCTAAACCCCTCTGCTAATTTTAAAAACCCCTCTgctaattttaaaaataatcccTAGCTAGTGTTATAAAATAGTTGGTTTTCGGTTAGACCTCATGGGAAACTGAGTCCTTATCGAAAAGATTGAGTGTGCCTCTTATTGTATGCATTTCTGAACATCTCAGTGATTCCTCAAGAAGACTTGGCATTAGTTTTGTCTGAATGACCCAAGAGAGAAGCCGAAAAGAGAAGGCTTGCATTGTCATCAAATGCAACAATAATGACATAGAACACACACAAATCGTGCTCCAGCAGTTTGGTTGAACAATCACCGGGAAAATGGAACACTTGTTCACTTGAGATTTGTAGCTCaaaattttggaaataaaatatgCAGCGTTTGACTTTGCCCGcattatttgaagaaaaaaaacttgaaatcaattttttttgtggtgCGATTCTATCCAATATTAGGGAtctaagcaaacacgacgacgacggaagcgagaacgtcatctgaaaatgtaacttcgcgtttctgcaataatttcgtagttattcaaagtcattgtgcttgaaaaatgtgttctaactatcctggaattaaattggaaccagcgcttgagaCATAGAAGACGAAATGGAACATTTGTTATCAtctgctcacgtcgtccacacaactgcaaaacaggtcatttcacgtcgtagaaagaacgagaacatcTTCAAAACGTCAAAAGGTGAAAAATGCACgtacaaagcgtgcaaaaatactgtttttcattgtcaaatatgcaaatttgtgggggttttgttgccatcgtcgtcgtggttgcttaagctccctatttttaTCAGTCAGCGATGATCTAcataaataaatttttatttctcaaATGCTACACTTGTCAATCAAAGAAAACCGGGAATAAAAAGCtaaatgacaattttttgttCCCCTATTTGATCAGAACATTCAGTCCACAAACTGGCAGACCATGCGGTTTAAACCGCCGCCCCCAAACTCCAACATCGGCTGGAGGGTGGAGTTCAGACCCACCGAGGTAAGAGCCGGTTTTCTCGTTCAAGATGATTGTTACCTGATTTAATGTACTCTTGCCATAACAAGCCAGTGgcttttacatttttatttgcGTTCTGTAATTTTTACAGTTTCTTATGTTTAGGTGCAACTGACAGACTTTGAGAATGCAGCCCTTGTAACCTTTATCGTTCTTCTCACAAGAGTTATTTTATCATTTGACCTCAACCTTCTTATTCCTTTGTCTAAGGTGAGAGTTAAAAATATACATATTAATTTGATGTAGCATTGATAAGACCAATTGTGTCAATTAGTGAATGGGATGCTTGAGTCATTTGTGTCTTTAGGTGGACGAGAATATGATCACTGCTCAAAAGAGAGATGCCGCTCGCAAGGGAATGTTTTACTTCAGAAAGACTCTGAAAAAATGTAAGTGAGTTGGATTGCCTCAGTTTGGATTCACCTTTAAGTAACGAATTGTCATAAATGATTGTGGGTTTTAATAACACTTGAGTCATTTGTTTGTCGAACGATTGTCTAattaattgtttattttttttctctttgaacTCATATTCTAACAAGAAATTATGTAAACAATTTCTTCAGCAAAAACTTGCCTTATACAACTTCGCAGCATGACAGAGGTGTCTTTAAATGAAATGTCAGGAAGGGTTCAGCGTTTAAATGTGACTATCCGATCCTTATTTTAGGTTtggcttctttgttttgttttgtttttttctcatctGTAGGCCCCGCAGCAGCTAAGGGAGAGATTCCAAATAGCAGCGCAGACACTGGAGAAGAGTTTGAACTAATGTCAATTGACACGATCATAAATGGCAAGGTGATATACGCCTTTCCAATCCTGTAACGAGGATATCTCTCTCTCGTTCTCTCATTTAACCCTGTCTCTTTCTCTATTtgctacaataatattatcacCGGTAttcttttcttgctttctcttttttatAGGTTGGTGAGTTTCCAGGCCTTATACCGCTGATTGAAAGTTACCTTGGTAACGTTGACGTAGATATCGACACACGTTGTACCATATCTCAGTACTTAACGTTTATCCAGAGGAAGGCCTCAGGTAAGTGTTATCAAGTAAAAAGTCACAGATAGTCTCATTCGTTCGTTGCGCTCCACCTCAAAGGACCTGTTTAAAGCTAGTAGTAATCATAGCTTATAGTGCGTCTTCTTGGCGACCTCGTCTTAACTGCGGGGCACCCGAACCAGTTTGCTAGTATGCTCCGAGTGCTACGACTCGTTTCATTTGA includes:
- the LOC136921512 gene encoding glutamate--cysteine ligase catalytic subunit-like isoform X2 gives rise to the protein MVEGTPGHPLGGCMRHFNMIEANMKLRREEILQNLKESGETVLSIVTFPRLGCPNFTYPNFKPTPGKGVSSSLFFPDQAVFQGHPRFRTLTQNIRERRGSKVAINVPIFKDVKTPSPFNEKFPDVEGEGAKAAKLDHIYLDAMGFGMGMSCLQMTFQACSINEARYLYDQLAAVTPIVMALSAATPILRGFLSDLDCRWCVIAGSVDDRTPEEMGIKPLQENRFVIPKSRYDSISTYLSPEGNKYNDIDLVHDQEICQQLIDAGIDEQLARHYAHLFIRDPLCLFQEHVYQDDEQHTDHFENIQSTNWQTMRFKPPPPNSNIGWRVEFRPTEVQLTDFENAALVTFIVLLTRVILSFDLNLLIPLSKVDENMITAQKRDAARKGMFYFRKTLKKCPAAAKGEIPNSSADTGEEFELMSIDTIINGKVGEFPGLIPLIESYLGNVDVDIDTRCTISQYLTFIQRKASGELLTTAQWMRKFVALHPDYKQDSVVSETICYDLMNTFDRITRGELGAPELFGKPTSKTSDVLTKKCLEIKEEMAKIEPAK
- the LOC136921512 gene encoding glutamate--cysteine ligase catalytic subunit-like isoform X1; this translates as MGFLSLGSPLSWSETKQHADHVRKHGILQFIHIFNKLKDRENDCLKWGDEVEYTLIKFDHENKKVYNNLKAKEVLDVLQLEELKNPSTIKTAWRPEYAGYMVEGTPGHPLGGCMRHFNMIEANMKLRREEILQNLKESGETVLSIVTFPRLGCPNFTYPNFKPTPGKGVSSSLFFPDQAVFQGHPRFRTLTQNIRERRGSKVAINVPIFKDVKTPSPFNEKFPDVEGEGAKAAKLDHIYLDAMGFGMGMSCLQMTFQACSINEARYLYDQLAAVTPIVMALSAATPILRGFLSDLDCRWCVIAGSVDDRTPEEMGIKPLQENRFVIPKSRYDSISTYLSPEGNKYNDIDLVHDQEICQQLIDAGIDEQLARHYAHLFIRDPLCLFQEHVYQDDEQHTDHFENIQSTNWQTMRFKPPPPNSNIGWRVEFRPTEVQLTDFENAALVTFIVLLTRVILSFDLNLLIPLSKVDENMITAQKRDAARKGMFYFRKTLKKCPAAAKGEIPNSSADTGEEFELMSIDTIINGKVGEFPGLIPLIESYLGNVDVDIDTRCTISQYLTFIQRKASGELLTTAQWMRKFVALHPDYKQDSVVSETICYDLMNTFDRITRGELGAPELFGKPTSKTSDVLTKKCLEIKEEMAKIEPAK